From the genome of Helianthus annuus cultivar XRQ/B unplaced genomic scaffold, HanXRQr2.0-SUNRISE HanXRQChr00c200, whole genome shotgun sequence:
ACACGCTATGTCATATACTAAATAAATTAATTTTGCTCCTTTTGTTTACATAAACACACTTAAAAGTGTGAAAATGcgtccatggctttatagcctagttgcattttgggggtgggataaagctttgggaccaataggtcctgggttcgattctcacaagggggtTTTCCTATACATATTGGGTTTCcccctgaattggtgtataggtattatgcctagtggagatggatatgatcgggtggttccgctggtggcacgataatactccggtggtccgtcagtgatccaaatttgccgttcaaaaaaaagtgtGAAAATGCATGAAGAATTATGCCCCAGAATAAACCAAAATTATGATTTGGTCATTAGGTAACACTTGTAGGAAGTCATGCAACAACTACTGGTGAAACATATTGGAACTCTGTGTTGCCAAACAGTCCTATGCCCAAAGCAGTCAAGGACCTCCTATACACTACAGGTTCAGTTCATTTTTATTCTTTAACATTGTTTAGTCTAGTTATTAGTTGATGTAGCGTGTGAAACGGTAACGAAGAATTGATCACGTTGATTCtgagcagtggcggatctagaaaagaCGTCAAGGGGCAAcgtttcaaaattttattttatatagggGCAGCGAAATCGATAAAACatcaaatttttctaaaatttacactaccgcgGGAGCGTCAAGGGGTAGCGGGGGCTACCCCTAGCATAAAGCTACATCCGCCCCTGATTCTGAGAATACCCATGACAATCTTCCTCAAAGCACCCAAATTTGTCCCAAAGGGTCGAGAATTTGAAATGAAAGGATGTTCTTATTGCAAAACTGATGAATGACCATCCATATTACATGACAAATAAAGACAGAAATTCAAAACGGGCCATAAATGGgccacaagcccaaaaacaaagtGTATAAAACATAAAGAAAAACATACAATGCCCATAACTTCCACTAGAAATCTAGAATGCGTTTTTAAGGTTTAAACACATCCTATTTGTTCCTTGAAAGAGAATTtgtcccaaaaaaaaaaaaacaaaaccctaATTGATCAAGCCTCTATAACACAACAAAACCTAATTAATCAGTGCTAACGGGCAGGCTCCTAATGTTGTATCAGTGTTCTTAAAACACTATATGACGTAATGGGTTCACTAATTTTCAGTGTTACATTCTAAAGTGAGTGTCACACCAGTGCCATTGCCCCACCGTCATATAAAGATGAGCTGTCACTCACTTTTTTTCACCTTTAATATGTAATGATTTCAAAAATGTTCTCTACACGCTACCGATTAAAATAAACTATATAGAAAATATAGCGATACTACATAGAAAGTGAGATGTCTTCCGGTTCCACAAAAATGTTGCGAGTATTAAAATTATTTAAtggagttaattactattttcgtccctgtggtttgtcaaaaatcactatttcagtccattagtttaaaaattgcgatttcagtccatgtggtttcactttcataaccatttcagtccctgtggtttcactttcgtaaccatttcaatccattattctgttaagtacatgGACTGAAAAGGTTACGAGGTgaactgaaatggttacgaaagtgaaaccacaggtactgaaatcataatttttaaactaacggactgaaatagtgatttttgacaaaccacagagacgaaaacagtaattagcTCTTATTTAATGCTTTACAGAACGGGATGATGAAACGATCACTGCGACCAGAGTCGGAAAACAAGTGCAAGCGCCGAATGTTGGTGTTGGAAGAGGGGGTATAGGAGTGCACTATGGAAACCGAAGGAATCCGGGTTCAGTAGGGGTACAACCTGGTAAAAATCCATTTGTGTACAACTATGCTGCCTCCAAAGATCAGctaaaagatgatccaaatgtaGCATTGTTTTTCTTGGAAAAAGACTTGCATCAAGGCAAAGAAATGAACCTACATTTCACGAAAAACGACCAAAAATCGATGTTTTTACCGCGAAAAGTTGTGGATTCGATACCCTTTTCATCAAAGGATCTTCCACAAATCTACAACCGTTTTTCGGTTAAACCTGACTCAATGGAAGGTCAAGACATGAAGCAAACACTTAACGAATGTGAGAACAAAGGCATCGAAGGTGAAGAAAAATATTGTGCGACTTCGTTAGAATCTATGGTCGATTTTGTTACTACAAAGTTAGGTAAAAAGGTGAAGGCGATTTCAACTGAGGTGAATGCTAAAGAAAGCACTCCGTTACAGAAGTACAAAGTTGAGCTCGCTAAAAAGCGAGGTGGGGATAAAGTTGTGGTTTGTCATAAACAAATCTACCCATACGCGGTGTTTTATTGCCATGAAACCGTTGCTACTCGAGTGTATGCGGTTTCTGTGGTAGGTGTGGATGGTATGAAAGTGAACGTTGTGGCGGTTTGCCACATTGATACCGCGAAATGGAACCCAAAACATTTGGCGTTTCAAGTGCTTAAAGTGAAACCAGGAAGTGTTCCGGTTTGCCATTTCTTGCCTGAAGATCATGTTGTTTGGGttcaatattaataataataataatttgagcATAAAATACATATAACACGGTGTGTTAGTATGTGTGTATTTACTATAATGGTATTATAATTATTGAACTTTGGTTTATGAGTATTTGAATAGTTAAGAAATAAATACTATTTTCATAGTCATTTGAAGTTTTAAATTTTAGTAAGTCCAAACTATAATTGATTCATTGTTAATGACAATTTGTTAGTGATCCATTTGGGAATAGTCCAGTGGTGTTGATAAATTAGATAAAGTTTAGGGTAGTAGTTGGTCATGGGTTTGATCTTTATGATGTGCAAAtcggccgaccaccaccaccaccgtctggtgGTGGCGTGACGACGAAACGGAGAAGATCAGATGGTCGACGAGAGAGAGAAGCCGGAGAGAaagaggtggaggtggtggtggcggtggcggtgtggtgggttgaaggtgacggtggaggtgggttgaaggtgacggtggaggtgggttggaggtggaggtggtggtggtgcttgggTTTTAAAGAGGGAGACAGAGAGGAGGAAGATGTGGGTTTTGAAGATCTGAGATTTTGTGAAGACGATAGTCATAAGCTTTTTTTTTAAGCTAATAAAAGAACTTTTCagatcttaaaaaaaaaaaacaaacagtcttcaacgTCTTATATCTACCCGCCTGAAGACATAGGCTCCTTGCAGATGTTTTAAGCaaaaacaaacagccccttagtgtgAAATATATGAACCTGAAACAAATCTTATTAAGTttgtaaattatatatatatattaaacccattaagtctaaccgTTTTTGAAATCGATCCTGGCCGTTTAAACTTGCTGAGATTAAATCCTGTCCGTTTAAACTAGCATAAATAACCGCTACCACCGGCGGTTCAGAGAAGTTACCTGGTAGTTTCCGGTGGTGGTTTCGTTCCATATATTTCTGGCCCATGATCTGGTGGTTTTGCTCCATTATTTTTGTCCCATTATCTACC
Proteins encoded in this window:
- the LOC110891394 gene encoding BURP domain protein RD22 — encoded protein: MKFTILHVFTLFSVTLVGSHATTTGETYWNSVLPNSPMPKAVKDLLYTTERDDETITATRVGKQVQAPNVGVGRGGIGVHYGNRRNPGSVGVQPGKNPFVYNYAASKDQLKDDPNVALFFLEKDLHQGKEMNLHFTKNDQKSMFLPRKVVDSIPFSSKDLPQIYNRFSVKPDSMEGQDMKQTLNECENKGIEGEEKYCATSLESMVDFVTTKLGKKVKAISTEVNAKESTPLQKYKVELAKKRGGDKVVVCHKQIYPYAVFYCHETVATRVYAVSVVGVDGMKVNVVAVCHIDTAKWNPKHLAFQVLKVKPGSVPVCHFLPEDHVVWVQY